The Mangifera indica cultivar Alphonso chromosome 19, CATAS_Mindica_2.1, whole genome shotgun sequence nucleotide sequence atattaatatcTTCTCATCccccattataataaatatttactaataaattattattttaatcatataaaaaaatatgtttatatattaggatttttttctaaaggaaaaatttattaaaatttgtattcttATGAGAAATCCTAAAAAGGTTGTTGATGAGTTTACCCTAAATTATGATAGTGAAATTGCATATAGTATAATATACTGAAAACCTAACTTTTCATATtacgtattatattatattgtaaggTATGtctgtttttaaaataaataatataatattaataaaattataaaaaattctcaTTGTCACATaatcatcttaaaaaatatcataaataccttctaagattttaaaaattttcaaatatactCTTATCATGTCATCATtcatttaaaaatgtatatagattcatattatgtattatattgtatgatacactTGTCATATTATACTTATTTAATGTACTTAAATgtacatgttattttttatttgtattatattatattataaaatacatattatatattatagaaaattaataatcatgCGTAAATTGCTTGTACGCCTGGAACCACCTACCCCCTCAAGCAAGGGTAGGGCTTCAATTGACTTGATCGGACAGGAGGATCATGTATATTATGTCTTATAGACGAAGTTATTGTCGATTCTAACAAGACTAACAAGCTGGTTTATGTTGGTGAGATAGATACATATGTAACTACAAAACTTTTACGACTTTTCATGAAAGATTacatatagataaataattttaataattacttaacaaTATAACTTGAATTAATCTGTGAGCTAAGTTTAAACTTATTTGAGTCATTCATTTGATTTATAAgccaaataaaattaaattatcttcaatttaagtttaatttgattttataaataagtcGATTCTCCTAACTTAGGACATGATTCATATGGTGAAGgccttcaaataattattaatttatctattcatgTGGCATTCCCATTTTTCGCTCTCATTATCCAATAGGACTTTTTCCTACTTGCACACGGAAAAGACAGGTCCAGGATACAGGTGGTTAGATACAAAAATGCATCCACGTCTTTTTCTTCCTGTCCACACACACCATTAATTTCTTATAGCTACTCAGGTCTTCTATACCTGGTTCTATAAATTTAGTGGCAACGTTCTCAGCTCTTCATTGGTTATTCGTTTAGAAAACGTTCAGAGATGGAAGTCATGCAAGTTCTTCACATGAATGGAGGAGATGGTGAGAATAGTTATGCCAAAAACTCGTCCGTTCAGGTTTTTTATTCAGCTCTGCTATTCAGTATAAGCTTATTTCTGCATAGTTTCCTAATaagtaaaagtttatatttaaattctCTGTCAATGCAGGACAAGATTATATCAATAGCAAAACCAGCAGTCGAGGAAGCTGCAATGGGGATCTTAAACGACAACAATATTCCAGAGAGCATCGGCATTGCAGATATGGGTTGCTCATCTGGACCCAACAGCCTCCGAGTCATCTCTGAGGTGATGGACGTCATATATGGCAAATGTATGAATCTTGGCCGTCCTTCACCGGAGTTTAGGGTTATGTTGAATGACCTTCCGAGCAATGACTTCAATGCCATATTTGAGTCATTGCCGTCTTTCCTCAAGAAGCTAAAAGAAGAGAAGGGTGCTGGGTTCGGGCCTTGCTTTGCAGCAGGTGTGGCTGGTTCGTTTTATGGTCGAGTTTTCCCTAGAAAGAGTCTGCACTTTGTGCACTCTTCTTCTAGTCTTCACTGGCTCTCCCAGGTTAGTAAGGCTTCTTTCTTTTAACTATATGATTCATTGGAAAGTTTCTCTATTTTGCATGTCTCTTTTATCATAAACTTGCTGTTCTATTTCCTTCTTCTCCCCTTTGAACTCTTCCATCTTTATGGAATATTTCATACCTTTTCATCATGAGGCCATTAAAgacttttattactaaaaacatATGGTTGTCATTACTAGGCCGGACTAGCCTGTTTGAGCAATTCAACCAGCATTTGATGACCGGTCTAATCTGGGTTTAGATCTGATTaggctaaaaaaataattttcatctaAACCCGAAAATTATAACCCGACTCAATCAATGATTTTTcgatacaaaataaaatagttttattaccAAATAGTTGCGTAAAATAACTAAAAAGTTACATGTTCAACTAAATTATAAgtatatcattaatatataaattattatatattatttaataaaactatatatatcaaatttttagtatttaaataatatgcattatataattaaataattttaaattaaaaataaaataataatcaaatatatattaatatattatcaaaatttttaattaaatacttaaatttaagAGCATAcaacatttttctttataattagcGTACGTAATCAACAGCTCAAAGGCCACGtaataatctattaaatattattttttaattgaaattttaagatTAACATTTATTCTTTCAACAATCATTTTAAAACCACCACCGTTTAATCAaactatataatttagtttggttcTCCAAAATAATGACCACAGTAACATACAAAGTGAATTTTCGTCCTTCTCAATCAACAATTCTTAACAAGAATTGACGAATATATACAGGTTCCACCTATTCTACAGAGCAGTGCCCACAGAGCTTTGAATAAAGGAAAGATATACATATCGAAGAGCAGCCCACAGAGCGTTTTGGATGCATACTCGACGCAGTTCCAAAATGACTTTTCTCTTTTCCTGAAATCACGTGGAGAAGAAGTACTTCCTGGAGGCGGCATGGTTTTATCGTTCATAGGAAGGAGGACTTCAGATCCTACTACAGAAGAGAGTTGCCACCACTGGGAGATTTTAGCGCATGCACTAATGAGCATGGTTTCGGATGTAAGTAATCAACAAAGAGTGAGATTATGTCTACAACTGACTGTTAATTTATGTACTGATCATATGTGATATTTAGAGATGGCAACGAGACAGGGGATTGAATATCCCAATCCAAGCCCAATCCGTATTGAATACTTCTTTTAGTATTTGACTTGTCCTTGAAATAGGAGGACGGAGAATTTTTGTCTCCTTTaaggataatttaaaatttaagagttcaGAGATATATAAGAAACTAGAGAAACCAATAAGGGGATAgactgaaaatatatatatactctctTTGTCTCCAATTGTGAGAATTTTAGCTGTAAATGTCAGAAAATCTTCTCTTGGTTAGGGAGGGGTGAGCCAAAGCTCCAGTTTGGAGAGTTGAATTATTATTCCCAATatattaggttttattttattattaattcaaaatatccTCTCCAACTTGGCTTGAGATCAACTTGATTCCCCCTTTACCAATAGTGTCATCGCATTGATGATATCTTCAGCCAACTCCAGTTGACCATTATGAATTCAAGCCAAACTTGAATGAGTTTATGTTTTAGCTTAACTCAACTTAGATTCAATCCTAATAATCATTATTCGTCAGTAAACAAATTAATGGGCAGATTGTTTGATTGATCAACAAAACATCGTGAGTATGATGTTCATAAAATATGGACTAGCTTAACGATTATATTGATTTGTTCTTTCTTGCATTGCAGGGTCTGATTGAAGAGGAAAAACTAGATTCGTTCAATGCTCCTTACTATGGTTCATGCGTGGAAGAACTGAAACCGGAAGTAGAAAAGGAAGGGTCATTCATAATCGATCGCCTTGAAGCATTTGAAATTGAGTGGGATGGAGGTGATGGTAAAGACATAAAGAACACATTTGGAGAACTGTCAAGAGGGCAGCGAGTGGCAAAGACTATAAGAGCCGTCGTGGAATCAATGGTGGCCCATCACTTCGGAAACCACGTTCTGGACGAGCTATTTCGAAGGCATGCTCAGATGGTGGAAGATCACTTGTCAAAGACTGAAGCCAAGTTTAATAATTTAGTCGTTTCCATGATTAGAAAGGGTTAGCAATTATCACTGTAATTGGCATCAGATCTAAATaataatgtttgtttttttattaaagaggAAACTTTCTTAATCCAAACTGCTTCTTCGAGGCTAAATCGTTCACACCACTaggtaaaattttgagtttaataactagtattataattaaaataaattaaaattaaaattttaatatattattaataaatttcaaatccgTATCCTCATACTTGAGCACCTCCCACCTTTATCAATAAATCTATGGAACTCATTCTTTCATGCTTACACATCCCATCTTTATCAATAAATCTAACTTTTGAGAGCAATGATAATGTTTGTTTTATTGTAAGGACATGCACTGTTCTAATAAACGTGATTTGGTCACTGATGAACGGTTTCttttagggagaaggactatttcccatccaacttttgatgcattctcaaattggcacccatgacagatgaaaatccagttttcccacccatgagttgttaaaatggatgatatctgtttgcataagggtagaatgtccattttacccttgttagatgaaatgaccaaaatacccctcaatttaattttttaaaattgatgtgagggttttaccattcaccccccttaggttttagaaactaacattttcaccttccctaaagtttttaaactttaaaaattaacattttcacccccaaagctagggtttccatatttttcaaaatacagacgccccccataactttcaaaactagcatttcacccccattcttcaacttcatctcccgacgtcttctCCGGCATCGTCAccagcctcctccttctcctggtgcgacggtcgtggtgcgacgaagagacgaagatctcttcgtcgctcgtcgtccagatctgggagatcgctCGACAAAGGTATCTCTTACTCGCTCGTCGCATCTGGAAGACGCGCTGATAAAGGACGACGCTGTCGCATTTGGACGACGCTGTCGCATCTGGAAGacgcgacgacgaaggacgacatctgttcttccagatctggacgacgcttcgtcgtccagatctgggcgacgaagggtcatccttgtagtcggagatgggagatcggtcgaatgcgtcgaccgtcgatggtggccggagaaggagcaaaccctaggggtgaaatctaaactttttaaactttgagaatgggttagttattagtttttaaaacctggaggggggaaacagttaaatttaaaagttttaagattttaaatagcaaatgacgattttacccctgtccctaacagaaaaattggacggtagtttggtcacgggtgggaaaactagattttcatctgccgtaggtgccaatttgagaatgcatcaaaagttgggtgggaaatagtccttctccctttctTTTAAGTGGAGAAATTGTAAGCTTCAATAGTGGATTAGCGTTAAAATAAGTTAGAATTAACATAATACTAATTTTAGGGTAGGATCtggggaaattaaaataattgccccAAAGATTAAGGGCTAAAACGAAATTACCCCTAAATTTTGACactaaacgaaaatgccccaaaattgcgaagagacgaaaatgcccctccacTCAAAATCGTCCAAAACCACGTGCACAACAACCAAACACacgaaactgaaaattttgaatacacGATTCGCGCACTCGGCAACTCCGATTTCATCCGACGATTTTTCCGACGTCTTCCGGCAACgacgatggacaaaaaggttagtaaaagaacccttgtcatctctttatgcatttcgtttcacaatttgagcgatttgatgcgaaatttgggtgttttgagttagggtttacggtttgaaattttcgaagaaaatgcttgatttcttgctgattttgatgaattttgttagggcttttatgttagattaggtttagagttgattgttgttgaaatggagtttgaaaaacgaagtttggaaggtgaaatgtggccacacgaattcggcagtcaccacgcgaatggcgcagtgaccacacgaattcgtgtggtcagaaTTCGTGTGGACGGGGAGgtgttttgaacttttcaaactttctgGACTACACGGAttcgtgtggttgggggtgaaaatgcgtattttcatcgtgtggtggggTATAGTTTAAATAGGAAAACGTTGTGGGCTGGCAAAATTGCGGTCAACCCCCCGAATTCGTGCGGTTGACTCACGAATTCGCGCTGTTGACGCGCGAATTCGCGTGGTGGACAcgcgaattcgtgtggtggggCAAATTGCGATTTTCCAGAGTTATCCAGCATGCGTTTCCTCTTGTTGGAATCAGGGGGGCAGAAtgtaattctattaaattttagggctgttttgatattttccatatgggatcaaattgaaatttaaccatcttaaggttttttgacgtggagaattcgaatttgatatctgtttttccgaataaggcctctatgtatagaattgaataatttattttataaaatttataaaaatttaatataattgtaatttaattttcatacagggagctgtacaaaagagaaaaagagacgaaAGCAGAGATGAACTGCGATTCCCTCTCGAAAAgcacttcaaggctcaagttactacacgtggatatagagatgttggagccgtgataaaaaaattattaacagagagacaattacaaatgtttcgacgtacatgtttcggacacttccttgagttgaaggatagtcgatttagtggggtcctagtacattccttcatccttcgagcAATAAATAAGATGACTTCgggagaggagttatggtttcgggttaatgacgtggatgtcagattcagtgcatatgagtttgctattatgacgggccttcgattcagtcatttggtagatatcgacctctacattccatcgaaggccacagatcggatcctccagacatattttcacgggtgtaaatcagttacatatgctgatatgagtcgtgttttccagcagagaccgtggggggaggatgacactgatgcagttaagttagcattgttgttttatcttcacatggggttgttagggagtgacttgagaaaaacaattccccagaagatattacaattagctgatcatttggatgggtttaatgcatacccgtggggagtacgagtgtggcagatgacatatcgctctatatgcgATAATATCTCCCGAATTTCTATTGATTCCGgtccgaaaaagaaaaaggaaaatcagctTAAGCAGTATGGCATTATGGGATTTCCATTAGCGTTTCaggtaattatgatatttattaattcaaacaaaaaatgaatgtttaaaataaaattagtttaatctgattgtaaatatatacaataatctatttatattgatattacagttttggatTTATGAGACGCTGGACTCGTTATTTCGATGGGTAGACGAGTCACCGTATATTGGAGCCGCCCggatgttgagatggcacacgaaggacattccgggatgggattctatctcagctatcttcactggagatccagtaagtactaattaattaaatattaacatatactcTGGATATGACAATaatgaatactgaaaataaatatcttgtaggatgatgttaattttccattagatttatctcctgTTGAGAGAGATACGGAGTGGTATGAGGATATCGTCCGATATACAGGGATATCggatagtcgatcttcttcGGCGTCAGGAGATGCACCATCGAGTCCTCGTGACGTCAGTTCTCCGATCGTTGCTCCTCCTCCTGTTGATGCTTATGTTCAGCCCCCTCCCACGTGCCCGATTAGCGACCCTATCGAGGAGCTTATATCACCGGGTCCCGGGCCTAGGCCCCCTACCACTGAGCACATATCACCGGATCCCCTGCCTATGCCTCCTACCACTGAGCAGATATCAGATGATCCTCCTACCACTGGatcagatttctccattcattacTTTGATGCGGCATTGGCTCGATggggaaatcttatcttagatcgaCTTACTGGATTAGAGGCTAGGATGGAGGATAGGTTTAGAGTCATCGAGGGTAGGATGACTCTTATGGAGGATAGATTGAGTCGTATAGTGGATACGACGACTCGTACGGAGGTCGGACACTCTCATCACACAGATACTGTcggacaggtaaaaaagttaatattttataagatatttcatctatttatatacgcaatcatatgtaattttataataattgtaaattatattacaGCCTTCTCGGGACGATGGTGACAGACTATCGACAGAGGGTTTCACATTCCCGTCTCCACCTGTTATCGATGTGAGTGTTAACTGCTTATAGTTTTttaagaatgttacttttgaaataaattttaatatattaaaattattacagcgTCGGTTATTTGATGAGAGACCATCCCGAGAAGATATGATATTGACTGTTGATATCAGtgattatatatcatcgcaTGAGGTTTTCTCGATGACACCTCATACGATGGTTCAGGTAATTAGAACgtcattttgaaataaatgttatatctgaattatttgattatacatttattaatCCCGTTAAATATAACTTatcgattaattaatattaattgctaaTACTGATACAGGATGTCGGCGACGATGGATCACTTCACATGCGGTCTTCTCCGTCGACACCTTCTGTGATTATTCCGGTTAGTCAAACatagatatacaatattatatctcatttacacatatgtaatttgattttttctaaacttGTTAATATCGTCCTTTGTGACAGCGGCCTGACGTTTCTGTGGCTGCGCCGATTACGGATCCTATTACGACGTCTATTTCGACGttagaggtacgtacattgtataatgaataatttgttatttcttttcttaatagtttgatttactaatattacatgttaatattgtcataggatattACCGATGTCGATCGATCACCACATGCGGATGCTCCGATTACGGCTCCCATTGTGAGGActgtttcgacattagaggtacgtacattgtataatgaatactttgttatttcttttcttaatagtttgatttactaatattacatgttaatattgtcataggatattACCGATGTCGATCGATCACCATATGCGGATGCTCCGATTACGGATTGGGAGGAGGTTGAGGTGAAGTGCCAGAAATTTCTTTTATCATATGttacatttgttaatttcaataGTTGTTTAACCTTTCTATCCTGTTACAATAGGATCTTCGTTTGATCTATCTCAACActccaagcaaaggaaaacagGTGATCGATATTGTTTCTCAGGATGATGAGGTCACTGCTGATGTTGTTGAGATCACTGCACACGAGGACCAGGAGCaggtaattgaattttcaagaagtttaataacttattttcatttaaataatttatcattctaTTTAGTCGATTCATGTATTTGAATACAGTCGGTCTCGAAAGAAAATATTTTCGAGATAGCTTCACTTGCGGATTCTCCAGCTATGACTCCAGCGATGCAGAAGGtagtaaaaagtttaaatttttaataaatttattaaatttattaaattcgcttgtaataatttattattcatttgacctaatgtttcatttgttttggtgtagtatttTCGCACAGTTCGTGGTAGGATTGTCAAGAAGGGACCCCTGATTCGTAGTCCATACACGAATCCTCTGAAACCACGTGGCCAACGAACGAGACCCGCTGTGCAGTTATCGAAAACCGAACGTGAGGAGGTTTTCAAGAAGTGGTATGCAGAGCCGAACATGTTCGAGAAACGTCATGTGTATGACATAGGTGTACGGACCAAAATTGCATTTTGGGGTACACTCATGAACACCTCTGGATGGTTGTCTGACGAGGTGAGTTCactttaacaaatgaatttcGTATTTTGGTTATATAATACTTTTATGATCTGATGACGTTATATCTTCTATTTTTTCAGCATGTTGATTCGTTTTTGGGGTTACTACGTCGACGCCAGCATGACGATACGATGAATGTTCGACAGAATTGGACGACggttttgagttgttttgttGGATATATCCCTCATGAGTATGCGGCCTGGACGAGGGATCCGGATAGCTACCAGTTCCCTTCGCTCTTTACACGTATGGTGGATGCAGATTACCCAGCTGAGTTGCATTTGCAACCTTGGGGTATGATCGATGAGGTTAGTAATCGAGTATCGAGTACATTTTGAAGAATAATcgattaatatctaattacaattATTTCAATGTGTGCAGGTTTTTATCCCAATAAACTTTGAGAATGCTCATTGGGTAGCAGGGGtgttggatttgaaggagtggaaGATTACAGTTTACGACTCCTTACAGAGTTTCACAGCTGACCCGGAGCTATTTAGGCGAAAGATGTTGGGATATACGTCGATGATACCACATTTACTAGCTGCGACATCATTTTGGGCCGATTCGCGTCGGAGTCCACGGGacgatccatttgcattgcgtagggtggtggatataccgCAGCAGGCGCCCCTATCAGGTGATTGTGGGGTGTTCATGTTACGATACATCGAGTGTTTAGCACTTCACCGGTCATTATGCTTTGAGGGGGAGGACTCGTTACGCCTGCGCACTCGTTTAGGCACGCAGCTATattttcaggatattgattgacggttattgtatatattatttgtatttgtatatatattgatttattcatttatatatatatatatatatctatatattgattcatttatatgatcataacaaatatatagCTAAAAATACTTAATCAAAGAATTAAGAAATGAGAACGAGATGTATAACTTAAAGGGGTTGCTTCCATTATTACAAcaagtcattttcttttttatttaattttacacaaataaaatcaaaatttattaaatattgagaATATTTGCaaggcatatatatatatataaattgttttcaACTTTCAATATATAGCCTTTAATAGGGTTGAATATGCATGTGATACGATATAAGGAATTGTGAAACGTAATCGAATGATCTTTATagactcaaaataaaaaaatcaatataaaaagataatattcacAATAACAATCAGAAACATTAGGTTTACAGAAACAGGTACAagtacaacatttatattaaaattaacattcacgaacattagagttacaaaaacaagtagaaaaataacatttatattaaaattaacaagtacaaataACAAGTGCATttattttccatctttcttctttcttcctgaacttgatggtacagaACTAGGTACTGGAATAGGGCTTCTGCAGTTTTGTCTTGTATGTCCAGGTTGATGACATCGGCTacagataagttgttcaacaacctcTCCTTGAGAAGGCcgtctgtttttatttgctgGACGTCCTGCACGACGACGATGCACATATGGTGGGTGGATAACAGTTGCCTCCTCCGGATGAAGCCACTCTGACTGATCTCCTAATGGATTGACTGCGTCTGCATACACTGTTCGATAAAAAGCTGTGTTGTAGTATGAATGCACCCATTGAAGGCAAGTTGTAagcttcatatatctggctACAGCAATAACGTGCATGCAAGGaatctttgataattgaaattttctacaagtacATGTATGCTCCGTCAGATC carries:
- the LOC123203103 gene encoding probable jasmonic acid carboxyl methyltransferase 2; its protein translation is MEVMQVLHMNGGDGENSYAKNSSVQDKIISIAKPAVEEAAMGILNDNNIPESIGIADMGCSSGPNSLRVISEVMDVIYGKCMNLGRPSPEFRVMLNDLPSNDFNAIFESLPSFLKKLKEEKGAGFGPCFAAGVAGSFYGRVFPRKSLHFVHSSSSLHWLSQVPPILQSSAHRALNKGKIYISKSSPQSVLDAYSTQFQNDFSLFLKSRGEEVLPGGGMVLSFIGRRTSDPTTEESCHHWEILAHALMSMVSDGLIEEEKLDSFNAPYYGSCVEELKPEVEKEGSFIIDRLEAFEIEWDGGDGKDIKNTFGELSRGQRVAKTIRAVVESMVAHHFGNHVLDELFRRHAQMVEDHLSKTEAKFNNLVVSMIRKG